In the Desulfosporosinus acidiphilus SJ4 genome, ATTGTCATGGTACTGACGGAAAATGGCAGGATAACTCTCCCCACCGCACTGGCCTTTATTTTCGGAGCTAATATAGGAACCTGTTTTACCGCCGTCTTTGCTGCACTGGCCAGTTCCAGAGCTGCGCAAAGAGTGGCCCTCTTTCATGTCTTGCTCAACCTTTTTGGTGTTTTGCTGTTTCTGCCTTTTCTCAGCCCCATGGCTGAAGGACTTAAACTAATGGGAGGAAGTCTTTCTCGACAGGTGGCCAATGCTCATACCCTGTTTAATATTCTTTCTTCTCTCTTAGCCTTTCCCCTTCTAGCCAAGTCAGCTCAACTATTGAAAAGGCTTCTTCCTTAAGTCCTTTCGCTGAATAATAATTCTATCTTACTTCAATCCCATAGAGAGACTCTATTAGATCACAAATCCCCGAGGCATCGTCTAAACTAAACGTCGGAATTCCAAGATCAAACGATACATCACTGGCAATAGCTAGCAGCTCTTCCGGCCGACAAAAGAGCTTTTGGTGTACCGATGAGCGGAAGACTTCAATCTTTGGTTTGTCCCCTGACTTATAACCCTCTGTAAAGATCACATCGACACCTTGAATTCTGTCAATGACCTTTTCAAGGGGCTGATCTTCACTGACGCTTTCCATAACTGCGATTTTTCGGGGTGAGCTTATTGCCACGATATCTGCCCCGGCCTGAGCATGCCGCCAGGAATCCTTGCCCGGCTGATCCAGATCAAAACCATGGATGTCATGTTTCAGGGTTCCTACTCTCCAACCCCGCTGCTTCGCCTCGCGAATTAATTTTTCCAGTAGGGTTGTCTTTCCTGAATTAGAGCCACCGCCGACGATAGATATTACAGGAGTTAAAGTTTTCTTTAAGGTTTCGTCCATTTTAATTCTCCCAAGCTTCTATCCAATTTGCCTGCAATATTTCTCCCGGATTCACCGGACCGTGATTTGCCGGCACGTCTACCAGCAGTTGACTGCCAATCATGGAACGAAGAACTCCTGATCCTTGGGCAGACGCCAAATCCGCCCATACTTCTCCGTCTTTAAACACTGCCCTGGCTCTTAAAAAACGCCGTTGCCTTCCTCCCTTAGCAAAACCATTAGCCATTTTGACTAAAATCCCTTTATTCTCGAAACATGAATGACCTGCCAACTTACGCAAGGCCGGGCGTACTAAGAGTTCATAGGTTACTGCGGCGGCAGCTGGATTTCCCGAAAGAGAAAAAAATAATTTCTGCCCTTTGAGCCCTACAGAGGCAGCAGTTCCGGGTTTTAGATTGACCTTCCAGAAAAACATTTCGCATCCAAATTGGGCAAGAGCATGCCGCATAATATCAAAATTCCCTACAGATGCTCCTCCGGTTGAAATCACCATATCTGTATCTGCCATTTTTTCTAAAGCAGCTAATGTATCTTCAATTTGATCGGAAACAATAGGAATTGAGATAACCTCGCACCCGGCATTTTGAAGCATACCGCGCAGTGTATAATTGTTGCTGTTATAGATCTTCGAAGGAAGCAGGGGCTGACCAACATCCATGAGTTCAGACCCGGTAGAAAGTAAACCGACGCGCGGCCGTTTATATACCGTAATTTGATCCCAACCCACCGCTGCCAGGAGGCCAATCGCCGGGGGAGTCAAATAAAAACCTTGCTTTAGAAGAAGTTCTCCTTCCTTAATCTCCTCTCCGCGGCGCACAACATTTTGGCCGGCCATTAGAGGACGCGCGATTTTTATCTGATCACCATCACGTTCCGTATCTTCCTGGCGTATTACGCAATTTGCCCCGGGAGGGATTGGTGCACCCGTATAGATCCTTGCAGCCTCTCCGGTCATAATTCTTCGCTCTGAAAAAGTCCCCGCTGGAATTTCACTCACTACCCTTAATAGCAGAGGCATATCTTCTAACCCCGTAGCTTGATAAGCATAGCCATCCAAGGGAGAACGATCAAAGGGAGGCATATCCATCGGCGCACTTATATCCTGGGCTAACACTCTCTGAAAAGCATTGACTAGGGAAATTATCTCATGTTCCACAGGCTTAGTTGCCTTCAAAACCATTTCCTTAGCTTCTTCTAACTCAATCATAACTTTCATACACATACCATCTCAATTTTTCCTCTCTAAACACTCTTTTCATTATTTTTCTTTAGTGTAACGGCATTCCCAATCAATGTCAAAGGCGTGAAGCGGGGGAGCGCCGTGAAGCGGGGACGGTCCTTTTAACACATTTGTGTTAAAAGGACCGTCCCCGCTTCACGCTCAGCCCGCGTCACCATCGATCTGAAATTACATGGGATTCGCCTTGAGTTTTTCGACTTGAACCCGACCATTCTCTCGGTAAATTTCCAGTTGTTTGCAATCTTCTTCGATTTGTATAATTTCTTTACCAACGGTCACGACCACATTTTGATGGCAATAAGACACAGAAAGACGACTGTCGGAGCCTATTTGAACGTAGGTAGCACTGACTCCTGAGCCGCCTAATTCATTGATCTTAGCATTACCTCCGGCAAAGATTTTCCCTCCCCGGCATACGCCTTCAATGATGACATCTTCCACAATATGAATTTCAGAGTTGTAAATTCCTTTTGAACACTTAAATGAACCGCCGCATTCAACGTTTGCTCCTTGCAAATAAGCAACTTCAAGGGTGATCTTTTCCGGAATCTCAACTGACATATTTTCTACGTACTGTCCCAAAGCTTGGTCAACTCGCTGCAAGGCCGGCACCGATTGTAGTTCAAGAGGTCCCAAACCGACTAAAAACCGTTTCGCTGTTTGAATCGTAACAATGAGTCCTTCAGAAACCATATCGTCATCTTTGTGATCTATTATAAATTTCTCAATTCGTGTACACAGTTTAGGGAGATTGGTATATTGCTTTTCCAAAATCAGCTTCAGACATTGGCCAGGTTTTAGATTACTCGCCCCTGATGCCTTTATCAAGGCAGCCGTATTGGCCAAACAGCTGCTTAGTTGTTCCTTCATATCGGTCAAAGTGCGGAGAAGTTCTGAACGAGCAACAAATTTCTCTCCGATAAAGGTCTTGCCGCCCATAATATTTCCGTATATTTGAGCACCTTTTTCAGCCCTTATTTCCGCACGGGATACCGAACCCTTGATTTCAATTTTTCCTCCCGCAAAAATATGAAGCCCATCTTGAACATTACCATTAACGTAAACATCTCCGGGAAAATCAATACTCCCGGTTGCCAAATCAACATCTTGATTCTGTACAAAAACATTTTCGACCATATATGTCTTTTCGTCCACTCGTACTGGCTGTCCCGAGCATGAGGCGATCACCTCAAGCCCATCCTCCGTAAGATGAGCATTCTTCTTCACTCGGAATTGAAAATCTTTAACAGCAGCTGCACCAAGTTCTTTGCCAAAAACATCTTTGCCTGGTATTCCCGGTTCTCCCGGTATTTTGCGAGCAAGGACAGTCCCTTCTTCAACCAATTTAACTTTAGAAGCGAAGAAATCAATTTTATCATCATCCTCAGAAACAACATTTTTCTGAGGATCGCCCACAAAGTCTTCCAGCTTAGCGTGCTGTGGCGGAACCGGCAGGGTGGCTTCAGCCACAATAACCTCACCGGTTCCTTCAACGGACATAATCTCCGTCCAGCACTGAGGTCGACGTCCATAGACAACCTTCAATTGATCCAAGTCCGAATTCAACTTTGCTTCGTCCCATTCATTGTTGCCGTTGGACAAGGTCTCCCAACGAGCAAATTGCGCTAAATCAAAAATTTCCTGGGTCAGAAGTTCATCCGGAAGCAGATAACGTCCCGGTAGTTCATGCTTTACTTTCGCCGCAACGACCAATCCTTGTTTACGAACTTCTAATTCCCACGTTAATTGTCCGCTTTGTTCATAAGGATAAAATTCCACCTCATCACCCTGGTTGACATAAAAAGGCTTGTCCTGGAGTTTACCATTCAGATTGACTTCTCCGGCCCGTGTAAAGGGTGCAAATCTTTTAACCCCTTCACCAAAAATAAATTTATATTTATCCTCAACTCGAGTAACTTGCGTAGATATTAAATGAGAATCTTCGGGAGCTTGATCTATCTTTTCGTTCCAGGTTAATCGCACCTT is a window encoding:
- a CDS encoding molybdopterin molybdotransferase MoeA, coding for MKVMIELEEAKEMVLKATKPVEHEIISLVNAFQRVLAQDISAPMDMPPFDRSPLDGYAYQATGLEDMPLLLRVVSEIPAGTFSERRIMTGEAARIYTGAPIPPGANCVIRQEDTERDGDQIKIARPLMAGQNVVRRGEEIKEGELLLKQGFYLTPPAIGLLAAVGWDQITVYKRPRVGLLSTGSELMDVGQPLLPSKIYNSNNYTLRGMLQNAGCEVISIPIVSDQIEDTLAALEKMADTDMVISTGGASVGNFDIMRHALAQFGCEMFFWKVNLKPGTAASVGLKGQKLFFSLSGNPAAAAVTYELLVRPALRKLAGHSCFENKGILVKMANGFAKGGRQRRFLRARAVFKDGEVWADLASAQGSGVLRSMIGSQLLVDVPANHGPVNPGEILQANWIEAWEN
- the mobB gene encoding molybdopterin-guanine dinucleotide biosynthesis protein B → MDETLKKTLTPVISIVGGGSNSGKTTLLEKLIREAKQRGWRVGTLKHDIHGFDLDQPGKDSWRHAQAGADIVAISSPRKIAVMESVSEDQPLEKVIDRIQGVDVIFTEGYKSGDKPKIEVFRSSVHQKLFCRPEELLAIASDVSFDLGIPTFSLDDASGICDLIESLYGIEVR
- a CDS encoding flagellar assembly protein A; this translates as MPEEVVQGSSLEEIKQEWVSKLKLSEEEITVEVLEKPRFLSRKWKVRLTWNEKIDQAPEDSHLISTQVTRVEDKYKFIFGEGVKRFAPFTRAGEVNLNGKLQDKPFYVNQGDEVEFYPYEQSGQLTWELEVRKQGLVVAAKVKHELPGRYLLPDELLTQEIFDLAQFARWETLSNGNNEWDEAKLNSDLDQLKVVYGRRPQCWTEIMSVEGTGEVIVAEATLPVPPQHAKLEDFVGDPQKNVVSEDDDKIDFFASKVKLVEEGTVLARKIPGEPGIPGKDVFGKELGAAAVKDFQFRVKKNAHLTEDGLEVIASCSGQPVRVDEKTYMVENVFVQNQDVDLATGSIDFPGDVYVNGNVQDGLHIFAGGKIEIKGSVSRAEIRAEKGAQIYGNIMGGKTFIGEKFVARSELLRTLTDMKEQLSSCLANTAALIKASGASNLKPGQCLKLILEKQYTNLPKLCTRIEKFIIDHKDDDMVSEGLIVTIQTAKRFLVGLGPLELQSVPALQRVDQALGQYVENMSVEIPEKITLEVAYLQGANVECGGSFKCSKGIYNSEIHIVEDVIIEGVCRGGKIFAGGNAKINELGGSGVSATYVQIGSDSRLSVSYCHQNVVVTVGKEIIQIEEDCKQLEIYRENGRVQVEKLKANPM